A single Cottoperca gobio chromosome 7, fCotGob3.1, whole genome shotgun sequence DNA region contains:
- the tead3a gene encoding transcriptional enhancer factor TEF-5 isoform X2 — MLGRNELIARYIKLRTGKTRTRKQVSSHIQVLARKRVREYQTSIKAMNLDQVSKDKALQTVANLSSAQIVSASVMKPQTPFPPPVRFWPGPMPGQPGHSQDIKPFAQPPYTTLPAPVPAPISYEPLPPPRPAAIAAPVWQDRTIASAKLRLLEYSAFMEIQRDRETYKHLFVLIGPSNPGYNDPVLESIDVRQIYDKFSEKKGGLKELYEKGPHNAFFLVKFWADLSSDIEEGSGVFYGVSSQYSGTENITISVSTKVCSFGKQVVEKVETEYAHMEGGKYVFRIHRSPMCEYMINFIHKLKHLPEKYMMNSVLENFTILQVVSNRETQETLLCIAFVFEVSTSEHGAQYHVYRLVND; from the exons ATGTTAGGTCGAAATGAGCTGATCGCTCGCTATATCAAGCTACGAACAGGGAAGACGCGCACACGCAAACAG GTGTCTAGTCACATTCAGGTTCTGGCACGTAAGAGGGTACGAGAATACCAGACCAGCATCAAG GCCATGAACTTG GACCAGGTATCCAAAGACAAGGCACTGCAGACAGTAGCCAACCTCTCCTCCGCTCAGATTGTGTCTGCTAGTGTAATGAAACCTCAGACTCCGTTCCCTCCACCAGTcaga ttttggcCCGGCCCGATGCCAGGACAGCCTGGACATTCTCAGGA CATCAAGCCCTTTGCACAGCCACCATACACTACACTACCAGCCCCTGTCCCTGCACCCATCA GCTATGAGCCCCTGCCTCCCCCACGGCCTGCAGCTATAGCAGCTCCTGTATGGCAAGACAGAACCATTGCCTCAGCAAAACTACGGCTACTGGAGTACTCTGCTTTTATGGAGAtccagagagacagggagacg TATAAACACCTATTCGTACTCATTGGCCCGTCAAACCCGGGCTACAATGACCCTGTATTGGAGTCCATAGATGTGAGGCAGATTTACGACAAGTTCTCTGAGAAGAAAGGAGGCCTGAAGGAGCTGTATGAAAAAGGGCCGCACAACGCATTCTTCCTCGTCAAGTTCTGG GCGGACCTGAGCAGCGACATCGAGGAGGGCTCTGGTGTGTTCTACGGTGTGAGCAGCCAGTACAGTGGAACAGAAAACATCACCATCAGTGTCTCAACAAAGGTCTGCTCCTTTGGCAAGCAGGTGGTCGAGAAGGTTGAG ACAGAATATGCACACATGGAAGGGGGAAAGTATGTGTTCCGCATCCACCGTTCGCCCATGTGTGAATATATGATTAACTTCATCCACAAGCTTAAACACCTGCCAGAGAAATACATGATGAACAGTGTACTGGAGAACTTCACCATCCtacag GTGGTGTCCAACAGAGAAACTCAAGAGACTCTGCTGTGCATCGCCTTTGTGTTCGAGGTGTCCACTAGTGAACATGGAGCACAGTACCACGTTTATCGACTAGTTAACGACTAG
- the tead3a gene encoding transcriptional enhancer factor TEF-5 isoform X3, whose product MYGRNELIARYIKLRTGKTRTRKQVSSHIQVLARKRVREYQTSIKDQVSKDKALQTVANLSSAQIVSASVMKPQTPFPPPVRFWPGPMPGQPGHSQDIKPFAQPPYTTLPAPVPAPISYEPLPPPRPAAIAAPVWQDRTIASAKLRLLEYSAFMEIQRDRETYKHLFVLIGPSNPGYNDPVLESIDVRQIYDKFSEKKGGLKELYEKGPHNAFFLVKFWADLSSDIEEGSGVFYGVSSQYSGTENITISVSTKVCSFGKQVVEKVETEYAHMEGGKYVFRIHRSPMCEYMINFIHKLKHLPEKYMMNSVLENFTILQVVSNRETQETLLCIAFVFEVSTSEHGAQYHVYRLVND is encoded by the exons GTCGAAATGAGCTGATCGCTCGCTATATCAAGCTACGAACAGGGAAGACGCGCACACGCAAACAG GTGTCTAGTCACATTCAGGTTCTGGCACGTAAGAGGGTACGAGAATACCAGACCAGCATCAAG GACCAGGTATCCAAAGACAAGGCACTGCAGACAGTAGCCAACCTCTCCTCCGCTCAGATTGTGTCTGCTAGTGTAATGAAACCTCAGACTCCGTTCCCTCCACCAGTcaga ttttggcCCGGCCCGATGCCAGGACAGCCTGGACATTCTCAGGA CATCAAGCCCTTTGCACAGCCACCATACACTACACTACCAGCCCCTGTCCCTGCACCCATCA GCTATGAGCCCCTGCCTCCCCCACGGCCTGCAGCTATAGCAGCTCCTGTATGGCAAGACAGAACCATTGCCTCAGCAAAACTACGGCTACTGGAGTACTCTGCTTTTATGGAGAtccagagagacagggagacg TATAAACACCTATTCGTACTCATTGGCCCGTCAAACCCGGGCTACAATGACCCTGTATTGGAGTCCATAGATGTGAGGCAGATTTACGACAAGTTCTCTGAGAAGAAAGGAGGCCTGAAGGAGCTGTATGAAAAAGGGCCGCACAACGCATTCTTCCTCGTCAAGTTCTGG GCGGACCTGAGCAGCGACATCGAGGAGGGCTCTGGTGTGTTCTACGGTGTGAGCAGCCAGTACAGTGGAACAGAAAACATCACCATCAGTGTCTCAACAAAGGTCTGCTCCTTTGGCAAGCAGGTGGTCGAGAAGGTTGAG ACAGAATATGCACACATGGAAGGGGGAAAGTATGTGTTCCGCATCCACCGTTCGCCCATGTGTGAATATATGATTAACTTCATCCACAAGCTTAAACACCTGCCAGAGAAATACATGATGAACAGTGTACTGGAGAACTTCACCATCCtacag GTGGTGTCCAACAGAGAAACTCAAGAGACTCTGCTGTGCATCGCCTTTGTGTTCGAGGTGTCCACTAGTGAACATGGAGCACAGTACCACGTTTATCGACTAGTTAACGACTAG
- the tead3a gene encoding transcriptional enhancer factor TEF-5 isoform X1 produces MYGRNELIARYIKLRTGKTRTRKQVSSHIQVLARKRVREYQTSIKAMNLDQVSKDKALQTVANLSSAQIVSASVMKPQTPFPPPVRFWPGPMPGQPGHSQDIKPFAQPPYTTLPAPVPAPISYEPLPPPRPAAIAAPVWQDRTIASAKLRLLEYSAFMEIQRDRETYKHLFVLIGPSNPGYNDPVLESIDVRQIYDKFSEKKGGLKELYEKGPHNAFFLVKFWADLSSDIEEGSGVFYGVSSQYSGTENITISVSTKVCSFGKQVVEKVETEYAHMEGGKYVFRIHRSPMCEYMINFIHKLKHLPEKYMMNSVLENFTILQVVSNRETQETLLCIAFVFEVSTSEHGAQYHVYRLVND; encoded by the exons GTCGAAATGAGCTGATCGCTCGCTATATCAAGCTACGAACAGGGAAGACGCGCACACGCAAACAG GTGTCTAGTCACATTCAGGTTCTGGCACGTAAGAGGGTACGAGAATACCAGACCAGCATCAAG GCCATGAACTTG GACCAGGTATCCAAAGACAAGGCACTGCAGACAGTAGCCAACCTCTCCTCCGCTCAGATTGTGTCTGCTAGTGTAATGAAACCTCAGACTCCGTTCCCTCCACCAGTcaga ttttggcCCGGCCCGATGCCAGGACAGCCTGGACATTCTCAGGA CATCAAGCCCTTTGCACAGCCACCATACACTACACTACCAGCCCCTGTCCCTGCACCCATCA GCTATGAGCCCCTGCCTCCCCCACGGCCTGCAGCTATAGCAGCTCCTGTATGGCAAGACAGAACCATTGCCTCAGCAAAACTACGGCTACTGGAGTACTCTGCTTTTATGGAGAtccagagagacagggagacg TATAAACACCTATTCGTACTCATTGGCCCGTCAAACCCGGGCTACAATGACCCTGTATTGGAGTCCATAGATGTGAGGCAGATTTACGACAAGTTCTCTGAGAAGAAAGGAGGCCTGAAGGAGCTGTATGAAAAAGGGCCGCACAACGCATTCTTCCTCGTCAAGTTCTGG GCGGACCTGAGCAGCGACATCGAGGAGGGCTCTGGTGTGTTCTACGGTGTGAGCAGCCAGTACAGTGGAACAGAAAACATCACCATCAGTGTCTCAACAAAGGTCTGCTCCTTTGGCAAGCAGGTGGTCGAGAAGGTTGAG ACAGAATATGCACACATGGAAGGGGGAAAGTATGTGTTCCGCATCCACCGTTCGCCCATGTGTGAATATATGATTAACTTCATCCACAAGCTTAAACACCTGCCAGAGAAATACATGATGAACAGTGTACTGGAGAACTTCACCATCCtacag GTGGTGTCCAACAGAGAAACTCAAGAGACTCTGCTGTGCATCGCCTTTGTGTTCGAGGTGTCCACTAGTGAACATGGAGCACAGTACCACGTTTATCGACTAGTTAACGACTAG